In the Topomyia yanbarensis strain Yona2022 chromosome 3, ASM3024719v1, whole genome shotgun sequence genome, one interval contains:
- the LOC131692082 gene encoding uncharacterized protein LOC131692082: MMQREPKKKPSKNKTKISTLRKELNELRSEWMRLEGERIQMAVRQTDLMSHWSSISATYMASIRERDETIQQLLASSSSSNSIDLSNEEQIRAIAIRRADRAVQTELW; this comes from the exons ATGATGCAAAGGGAGCCTAAAAAG AAACCCTCGAAAAACAAAACTAAAATTAGCACCCTCCGCAAGGAACTGAATGAGTTACGTTCCGAATGGATGAGACTGGAGGGTGAACGAATTCAGATGGCCGTTCGGCAAACGGATCTCATGAGTCACTGGAGTTCCATTTCGGCTACCTATATGGCGTCAATTCGTGAGCGGGACGAAACAATCCAGCAGTTACTGGCATCGTCATCGTCCTCGAATAGCATAGATCTGTCCAACGAGGAGCAGATTAGAGCCATTGCCATACGGAGAGCGGACAGAGCAGTGCAAACAGAGTTGTGGTAA
- the LOC131692073 gene encoding caldesmon, whose protein sequence is MDDEYDIYGDLDGLQAETQKENKVIQELHTQIEELKAKIAEKEREKQEIANKNAVLLENISSLLLTAKAELKRKDALIAEVRREKDNVTFRRRAGSIHIRKIDQGTQTTLIQFMDQQIQTEHREVNRKNELSGRKNGRRERSRSLERDRVGKHKLHSRDRERIRGTSMERRRSCVRTRPIERRVAVYEERRRIQKQREASRERQRERERRARRENRTPEIDTKRSDVRFNSPIRVKSEVVCEISSTFIPMNRKDLDRYVKEIGRSENSSPVLCIHKSNTVKRDAMKLPKVDQRSMDTETDSRKRPRTLEKRSHKHPEKVPKIEKQRDLIQSDEIGTTAPAANSTMLMNEDIEQKMTVLHGESTPKTPNESALAQTSIELLLDLNSGDSPKHLCVFPPPTLVIPPPEPPIIEQVPEIPNDDEPKLNDSRELRIIESDELLMLEQEHENERSSSAETVIQNSVTPHKEELEDGELPSSDDEECNLRKERVSKTARNKPRNDSKMEVTSSHSLRSYAQFKNAEVSKKDELPKTAGQNEIIIRQKEKPLSPVLRSTCLRSSKENETKHKRNLVSAFKASFSTKHAHNDSNKLRRRTVTEPSPVKMILVQSRHSEPPRLTSHKKSHHHKKSKTLKELFGTDESENSVCGSPIVTRKRNLDRKERDRHDSKKRRKSPTIRINGHDLEIQEKLQSKPTVDQFKTPAEPANCKLKRHKKLHTPPPVNDHAVAPKVESPRTVEFERVDVKMEKGKSVTPAPVILDQETAKEVVESIKSTIKPVPSIEPEICANAVMQDDSEKQFQSPSPVIASKKVLHEPVTVQEEAAVVKEDLSAAQRDPAAVHETPTAVHETPAAVQEEPVVVQEKPAAVQEELAVVQEELVAVQDEPAAVLEEPAVVQEELAAAQEELVAVQDEPAAVQEEPANEEDVVKQTDRSTEPLTYKDDSLNTSLTRLCTDSPLKLLQPFSEKSFICSSRYSEYRIEFDNEVETTVYLTRKKKKKKGKPLSLNASGTNV, encoded by the exons ATGGACGATGAGTACGATATCTACGGTGATTTGGATGGTTTACAGGCGGAAACGCAAAAG GAAAATAAAGTGATCCAAGAGCTGCACACACAAATTGAAGAGCTTAAagcaaaaatcgccgaaaaggAGAGGGAAAAACAAGAGATTGCAAACAAAAATGCCGTCCTTTTGGAAAATATATCGTCACTCTTATTGACCGCGAAAGCGGAGTTGAAGCGGAAAGATGCCCTAATAGCTGAGGTTCGGCGGGAGAAGGATAATGTGACTTTCAGAAGGAGAGCCGGTTCCATTCATATTCGCAAGATTGACCAAGGAACACAGACGACATTGATTCAGTTTATGGATCAGCAAATTCAAACGGAACACCGGGAAGTTAACCGTAAGAATGAACTTTCTGGTAGGAAGAATGGACGTCGTGAGCGGAGCAGGTCTTTGGAAAGGGATCGTGTTGGCAAACATAAGTTACACAGTAGAGATAGAGAACGCATTAGAGGAACATCTATGGAGAGGAGGAGATCGTGTGTTCGTACTAGGCCAATTGAACGACGAGTTGCTGTGTACGAAGAACGTAGAAGGATTCAAAAACAGCGTGAAGCAAGTAGAGAACGACAGCGGGAGCGAGAACGAAGAGCTCGTAGAGAAAATCGTACCCCGGAGATAGACACGAAACGTTCCGACGTGCGATTTAACAGTCCTATTAGAGTAAAATCTGAAGTCGTTTGTGAGATATCCAGCACGTTTATTCCGATGAACAGGAAGGACTTGGATCGGTATGTTAAGGAAATTGGTCGGAGCGAGAATTCGTCACCTGTTTTGTGCATTCATAAAAGTAATACTGTAAAGAGAGATGCAATGAAGTTGCCCAAGGTGGACCAGAGGAGCATGGATACGGAAACTGATTCTAGGAAGAGACCTCGTACTCTGGAAAAACGCTCCCACAAACATCCTGAAAAAGTTCCAAAGATTGAGAAACAACGTGATTTGATTCAATCCGATGAAATAGGAACGACCGCCCCGGCCGCTAACTCGACTATGTTAATGAATGAAGATATAGAACAAAAAATGACTGTGCTACATGGAGAATCCACACCAAAAACACCGAATGAATCAGCACTAGCACAAACATCGATTGAACTGCTCCTCGATTTAAATAGTGGAGATAGCCCCAAACACCTTTGTGTGTTTCCACCACCCACGTTGGTCATACCACCCCCAGAGCCGCCGATTATTGAGCAGGTACCGGAGATTCCCAACGATGACGAACCGAAACTAAATGATAGTCGTGAGTTGAGAATAATCGAGTCCGATGAATTGTTGATGTTGGAACAGGAACATGAAAATGAGCGGAGCTCTTCTGCTGAGACTGTGATTCAAAATTCGGTCACCCCTCATAAAGAAGAGCTGGAAGATGGCGAGTTGCCTTCCTCGGACGACGAAGAATGTAATCTGAGAAAAGAACG GGTTTCGAAAACTGCTAGGAATAAGCCGCGGAATGATAGTAAAATGGAGGTGACTTCATCGCATTCACTTCGTAGTTATGCGCAATTCAAGAACGCAGAAGTTTCGAAAAAAGATGAACTACCAAAAACTGCTGGTCAGAACGAAATAATCATTAGGCAAAAAGAAAAACCATTGTCGCCTGTGCTGCGATCAACATGCTTAAGGTCCAGTAAAGAAAATGAAACTAAGCACAAACGGAATCTGGTCAGTGCGTTCAAAGCATCATTTTCAACCAAACATGCTCATAACGATAGCAACAAACTTCGACGACGAACGGTGACTGAACCTTCACCCGTAAAAATGATCCTAGTCCAAAGCAGACATTCTGAACCACCTCGTTTGACGAGTCATAAAAAATCCCACCATCATAAAAAGAGTAAAACATTGAAGGAGCTTTTCGGGACAGACGAATCGGAAAATTCGGTCTGTGGATCGCCAATTGTAACCCGAAAGCGAAACCTCGATCGGAAAGAGAGAGATCGTCACGATTCAAAAAAGCGAAGAAAGTCACCCACAATTAGAATCAATGGACATGACTTGGAGATTCAAGAAAAACTGCAAAGTAAACCTACTGTTGATCAGTTTAAGACACCCGCTGAACCAGCCAATTGTAAATTAAAACGACACAAAAAACTGCACACGCCTCCTCCCGTCAACGATCATGCAGTCGCTCCAAAGGTAGAATCTCCGAGAACTGTTGAGTTCGAACGAGTGGACGTGAAGATGGAAAAGGGAAAATCGGTTACACCCGCGCCTGTAATTCTCGACCAGGAAACAGCTAAAGAGGTTGTCGAATCGATTAAAAGCACTATTAAACCAGTTCCATCGATCGAACCAGAAATATGTGCCAATGCTGTTATGCAGGATGATTCGGAAAAGCAATTCCAATCACCATCCCCTGTGATCGCCAGCAAAAAGGTGCTACATGAACCAGTTACTGTGCAAGAGGAAGCCGCTGTTGTTAAAGAGGATTTATCCGCTGCGCAAAGGGATCCAGCCGCTGTGCACGAGACGCCAACCGCTGTGCACGAGACGCCAGCCGCTGTGCAGGAGGAGCCAGTTGTTGTGCAAGAGAAGCCAGCCGCTGTGCAGGAGGAGCTAGCGGTTGTGCAAGAGGAACTAGTTGCTGTACAAGATGAACCAGCCGCTGTACTGGAGGAGCCAGCTGTTGTGCAGGAGGAGCTAGCGGCTGCGCAAGAGGAACTTGTTGCTGTGCAAGATGAACCAGCCGCTGTGCAAGAGGAGCCAGCTAATGAGGAGGATGTTGTTAAACAGACAGACCGATCAACTGAACCACTAACATACAAGGATGATTCGTTGAATACATCTTTAACACGATTGTGTACCGATTCTCCGCTAAAATTGCTACAGCCGTTCAGCGAAAAGTCGTTCATCTGTTCCAGCAGATACAGCGAATACAGAATCGAATTTGACAATGAGGTGGAGACAACGGTTTATCTGaccagaaaaaagaaaaagaagaaaggaAAACCCCTCAGCCTGAATGCAAGTGGGACAAATGTATAG
- the LOC131692074 gene encoding origin recognition complex subunit 3: MDSTISVSKGVFVFKNGATKASKNRRKRQKCHSLLDQTTTESFWYRSYQKLWCRISKQINELQTSSYEKILDDLLAFVEGCYQAGEYDGVLPTAALLTGINQIDHLSQFETLAGNIRNNTFSLVVLLQSRNCPTMKVAIETIVTGFVEEQRLAEDSESKHLRRNQLNLGVLRAWYLEKHQHLDRKPNLSIIMPDFEVFSPDVLQDLILVLNSYAAELPFVLIFGVATSVATVHSVLPYHVTSKIKLNIFQSEPSVVNLNKILNNVLLTPYCPFHLSGKTFKLLVDIFLFYDFSVKGFIEGFKYALMEHYFQGNIYALCSVTNDRDELEEAIEQLTSTDLENIRQLLSFRPLIESLDNPQEVIDFLTKDDYLRRMLPSMIIEVHNFWFTFHCSLEILQALILDLPKTPLGKQLRELYGLCISTDVTQTDEFKECMQLVQFTSKDEILEKLLKMLEVINKYTDYNDEASIRGEIIFEVEPLEKMNNDLERFATEIALAGMNLVTDDAVENNINVISPKMGRQELKEKLLTAARQPKMESAFMKAVNGLVSYITNDIFRKFLRPFNRGPALIELFVFSDAPTIRRHIVGVPRAAVHTALNNPHYYLQCECCELEDNTSLISTLPDLSVAYKLHLECGRMINLFDWLQAFRSVVDESNLDEQERQVDPKIQARFTRAVAELQFLGFIKTSKKKTDHVTRLTW; this comes from the exons ATGGATTCCACTATTTCGGTTTCAAAG GGAGTGTTTGTGTTTAAGAACGGTGCCACCAAAGCCAGCAAGAACCGTCGGAAGCGACAAAAGTGTCACAGTCTGCTGGATCAGACTACGACGGAGTCATTTTGGTATCGCAGCTATCAAAAATTGTGGTGTCGTATAAGCAAGCAGATCAACGAACTGCAAACCAGCAGCTACGAAAAGATTCTCGATGATCTCTTAGCTTTCGTAGAGGGATGTTATCAGGCGGGGGAGTACGATGGCGTTCTTCCGACGGCAGCCTTACTCACAGGGATAAATCAAATCGATCATCTGTCGCAGTTTGAAACGTTGGCTGGAAATATCAGGAATAATACTTTTTCACTGGTTGTGCTGCTGCAGTCTAGAAACTGCCCAACTATGAAGGTTGCTATCGAGACTATTGTTACGGGTTTTGTGGAAGAACAACGACTCGCTGAAGATAGTGAAAGCAAGCACCTTAGAAGAAATCAGTTAAACTTAGGGGTGTTAAGGGCTTGGTATCTAGAAAAGCACCAGCATCTGGATCGGAAACCAAATTTAAGTATAATTATGCCggattttgaagtttttagtccTGATGTGCTGCAGGATTTAATTCTGGTTTTGAA TTCCTATGCTGCCGAGCTACCATTTGTGCTGATCTTTGGAGTAGCTACCTCTGTCGCTACGGTGCACAGCGTACTACCTTATCACGTAACGAGTAAGATTAAGTTAAACATCTTCCAATCGGAGCCATCAGTTGTGAACTTGAACAAGATTCTAAACAACGTTCTACTTACACCCTATTGTCCGTTTCATTTGTCCGGCAAGACTTTCAAACTATTGGTGGATATATTTCTGTTCTACGATTTTTCCGTCAAAGGTTTTATCGAGGGATTTAAG tatGCTCTTATGGAACATTACTTTCAAGGAAATATTTATGCGCTTTGCAGCGTTACTAACGATCGTGATGAGCTAGAGGAAGCGATTGAGCAGTTGACCTCGACCGATCTGGAAAATATTCGACAGCTGTTATCATTCCGTCCGTTGATCGAATCATTAGATAACCCTCAGGAAGTGATTGACTTCTTAACAAAGGATGATTATTTGCGGCGGATGCTACCGTCGATGATAATTGAGGTgcataacttttggtttactttCCACTGTTCGTTGGAGATACTGCAAGCTTTGATTCTGGATTTGCCAAAGACTCCATTAGGAAAACAGCTTAGGGAATTGTATGGCCTCTGTATTTCGACTGATGTGACTCAAACGGATGAGTTTAAGGAGTGTATGCAGCTGGTGCAGTTCACGTCCAAGGATGAGATCCTTGAGAAGCTGCTAAAAATGTTGGAGGTTATTAATAAGTACACCGATTACAATGATGAAGCGAGTATTCGGGGGGAGATCATTTTTGAGGTGGAACCATTAGAAAAGATGAACAATGATTTAGAACGATTCGCCACAGAAATTGCCTTAGCCGGAATGAACCTTGTGACCGATGATGCTGTTGAAAACAATATCAACGTCATTTCTCCAAAAATGGGACGTCAAGAGTTGAAGGAAAAACTTTTGACAGCCGCCCGGCAACCAAAGATGGAATCTGCATTCATGAAGGCCGTCAACGGTCTGGTTTCATATATCACCAATGACATTTTCCGCAAATTCCTACGTCCGTTCAATCGTGGTCCTGCTCTGATCGAGCTGTTTGTGTTCAGTGACGCGCCCACAATCCGGAGACATATTGTGGGAGTTCCCCGTGCTGCTGTTCACACGGCACTCAACAATCCTCACTACTACCTACAGTGTGAATGCTGTGAGCTGGAGGACAATACCAGTCTTATTTCAACTCTACCGGATCTTTCGGTAGCATACAAGCTACACCTCGAATGTGGTCGTATGATCAATCTCTTCGATTGGTTACAGGCATTCCGATCCGTGGTGGACGAGAGCAACCTGGACGAACAGGAGCGCCAAGTGGACCCTAAGATACA AGCACGCTTCACACGCGCCGTTGCGGAGTTACAGTTCCTTGGTTTCATAAAGACGTCAAAGAAAAAAACCGATCATGTTACGAGGTTGACCTGGTGA